A stretch of Besnoitia besnoiti strain Bb-Ger1 chromosome III, whole genome shotgun sequence DNA encodes these proteins:
- a CDS encoding Toxoplasma gondii family A protein (encoded by transcript BESB_049200) yields MAPVLLQALSSSLLVGAALHCSATGAGETTAEPESIITIPEDGVDVDEQTVVWLGPSKAFRVVDSTNAAIFMPQLTEAPSAEPSSEQMNSVAYVFENGGCDFTKTVEYKKLFPDYQKPLWVRDPAVKPLDGEEESPAPAANYTFTNPPADVVGDGASFCVRFMMKRTPQSPPVQPEGSHVGTEHDDKQDANFNDTSKVPVEAAPTLKAGAESPSRPGGTNSFQESDNHAHEIRQSPSVQDEDQVVNRGPDGGSTPGSKGDLEEDRKEHSPSALPQAGPAPLKELAPESEVKGPPILPSPDHQKINSASESVSSSISPKGQGAGAAGPGKLQPGVQETAAEVPNGGVKKDEEGAAASSSSVALAGNQLHQPQARLRRLSGAAQTADKYLTIVVHSAAWSVAGGLVASLLALTASLLTVF; encoded by the coding sequence ATGGCGCCCGTCCTGTTGCAAGCCttgtcgtcctctctcttggtcggcgcggcgcttcactGCTCCGCGACCGGAGCAGGAGAGACGACAGCCGAGCCAGAGTCTATCATCACCATCCCGGAAGACGGAGTGGATGTTGACGAACAGACAGTCGTTTGGCTGGGGCCCTCGAAAGCCTTTCGCGTCGTCGACTCCACAAATGCAGCTATTTTTATGCCGCAGTTGACTGAAGCGCCTTCCGCAGAGCCTTCGTCTGAGCAGATGAACAGCGTGGCGTATGTGTTTGAGAACGGTGGGTGCGATTTCACAAAAACCGTAGAGTACAAAAAGTTATTTCCTGATTATCAGAAGCCGTTGTGGGTTCGTGACCCGGCTGTGAAGCCTTtggacggcgaggaagagtCGCCGGCACCGGCTGCGAATTACACGTTTACGAATCCTCCTGCAGACGTGGTTGGCGATGGGGCCAGTTTCTGTGTGAGGTTCATGATGAAGCGCactccgcagtctccgcctGTGCAGCCAGAAGGCTCACATGTGGGAACTGAGCACGACGACAAGCAAGATGCCAACTTCAATGACACTTCCAAGGTCCCCGTCGAGGCTGCTCCTACGCTGAAGGCTGGCGCTGAGAGCCCGAGTCGCCCTGGAGGAACGAACAGTTTTCAAGAGTCAGACAATCATGCGCATGAGATAAGACAAAGCCCGTCTGTTCAAGACGAAGATCAAGTCGTCAATAGAGGCCCTGACGGTGGCTCAACGCCAGGTTCCAAAGGGGATTTGGAAGAAGACCGAAAAGAGCATTCTCCCTCAGCCCTGCCGCAGGCAGGACCGGCACCGCTCAAAGAACTTGCGCCAGAATCAGAAGTGAAAGGTCCTCCAATTCTGCCAAGTCCTGACCATCAAAAAATCAACAGTGCAAGCGAAAGCGTCTCGAGCTCGATAAGTCCTAAGGGtcagggcgcaggcgcggcgggcccCGGAAAACTGCAGCCCGGTGTTCAAGAGACGGCCGCTGAAGTGCCCAATGGAGGAGTCaagaaggacgaagaaggTGCGGCAGCATCCTCATCAAGTGTAGCGCTTGCTGGCAATCAGCTACACCAGCCGCAGGCACGCTTAAGACGGCTTTCAGGGGCGGCTCAGACGGCAGACAAATACCTCACCATCGTCGTGCATTCTGCTGCCTGGAGTGTTGCTGGCGGACTTGTAGCTTCTCTCCTAGCTTTGACTGCCTCGCTGCTCACTGTTTTCTAA